From the Lysobacterales bacterium genome, one window contains:
- a CDS encoding winged helix-turn-helix transcriptional regulator has product MAAQAELAADLLKAMAHPQRLRVLCLLVEGERSVGEINRDIELSQSALSQHLAKLRDEGLVATRKEAQTVFYSLAAGPALEVIRTLHDVYCPGTTPARICS; this is encoded by the coding sequence ATGGCCGCACAGGCCGAGTTGGCCGCCGACTTGCTCAAAGCGATGGCGCATCCGCAGCGACTGCGGGTGCTCTGCCTGCTGGTCGAGGGCGAACGTTCGGTGGGCGAGATCAACCGCGACATCGAACTCAGCCAGTCGGCCTTGTCGCAACACCTCGCGAAACTTCGCGACGAAGGCCTCGTGGCGACGCGCAAGGAGGCGCAGACGGTGTTCTACAGCCTTGCTGCGGGCCCGGCCCTTGAGGTCATCCGTACCCTGCACGATGTCTATTGTCCGGGCACAACGCCCGCTCGCATCTGTTCCTGA